The genome window CCTGGACATCCTGGAGCATGACTGGAAGGAAGCCCAAGACGACCGGCAGGATCTCTGTCAGAAACTCAACTCCCTGCAGAATGAGCTGCAGTGGGCTGAAGAGCTGAGGGATAAGGTAGAGCATTCATGAccacctctgtccctgcacaccaagcagggcctggaggagaggggagggatgcTGTAAGGCAGTTGCTTTCAGGAAAGCTAATGCTCATTGCTTGCTGTTACCAGTACCTCCAGGAGGTGGAAGATCTGCAGCTGAAATACAGAACGCTGCAGAAGGACTGTGATCTCTACAAGCATCGCATGAACacggtgctgctgcagctggaggagatcGAAAAAGAGCGGGACCAGGTAAATTGCTTGTGACTGCCCAGCAAGAACAGGGCTCTAGATacctctccttccccagtgGATCTCGTGCAGCCATGCCAGGGTGGGAGGTGTGGATCAGCAGTGCGGTTCTGTGTCTTTTCTCGCTCTCTGGCTCCTTGCAGGCCATCCAGAGCCGTGATGGGGTGCAGCTGCAATACTCCCAGAGCCTGATTGAGAAGGACCAGTACCGCAAACGAGTGCGGGCCCTGGAGGAGGAGCGGGATGAGCTCCTAAGCAAACTGAGCCAGGCAGAAGGGCTGAATAGCACGCtggaggcacagctgcagcGCTGCCAAGGCAGCCGCAGCCTCAGCAAGGTGAGGGTGGCtagaaggaaggggaaagagggaaggcAAAGGGGTCAGGGCTGATTTCTGGAGGATGCAAATGGGATGATGCAGTCCCTTCTTTCCCAGATGTGCAGCTCTTCCTACTCCCTCTGCTCCAacctcagcagcacctggagcctCATAGACAGCCCTGCAAATGGACTCATGGATACCCTGGGGACTTCTGTCACCCCATTCCCAGGAGATTCAGCCATTCAGAGCATGGTGAGTGCTTGACCACGTGAGGCTGGCCCTCAGCTGAGGTAGTGGAGACACTGCTCAGGAAGAGCATACCGGCATTGGAGTGGCTTCATCGTGAGACTTGGTGTGTAAGGTGTGAGCAGATCTCAGATGTGAAGCTCTCAGTCTCTAACAAACTGGCCAGTCCTGCCCTAAAGTGTGTGAAAACCCTTCATTCCATATGACACCCTAGAAACCAACAGCCTTGTGTAAGATGCTATCCTCCCTAAAATGCTGTTTAATCTACACATGCTGGAGGAGAAATCTGGACTCTTTTGAACTCTGTAGCAGCATCGTGTTTTTAATGGAGTCAGGTTCTTTCCTTTGACTCCTTGAACTGTCGTCCCAGAGCACCCTGAAATGGGCAGTGCCACAGGTTACTCACACCTCTGGGTGTGTGGTGgctaaaacagaaatataagGACTAGGTTTGGATAGTCTGTTCATCTGCTACTGCTCCCACAGCTTGTGCTTTGCAAAAAGATGGGGATGCAGTGTCATGGACCTCTAGCTGAGCTATCTGCTAGGGAAAACAAGGTGCCCCCAGGAGTTTGGAGGGATGTGGATTATCCCAAAGAGGGCTGTGGTAGCCAAGGAGCTGTTTGCTCCCTTGGCCTGAAGGGAGGGGAGAAATGGTGCTGGGTGTTGGTGTTAGCATGCATGTCTCTCACTCTGCCCAAGGATGAGACTCCCGACAGTGAGAAGGATATCAACCGCCTTTccaccttccccttccctccctgcatcGGCTCCATCCTCCGTCGGCAGCGGGAGGAGAGGTGCATGCCCCACAAAAGGTGATTGCTGAGGGCTGCTTGGCTCCTCTGTCGGCATCCTGGTGTCCAGTAAGAGATGCCTGGCAGGGTTATGAGAGAACCTGGAGTGGGAACTGAGTGGAAGGGCTGTTGGGAGGTTGTGTGGTGGCTCCAGGGGTGCTTGGGGATGGTGGGGAAGTCTGTGGAGTTGAGATTGAGAATGGAATGCAAACAGGCTTTGGAAAAGCCACTACCTTACAGATCCATCTTGTGTCTCTTTTCTAGCTTGTCCTGTGGCTCCTTTAGCAGCATGGAAGATGGAACAGGTACAAGGCTTTCCTCAACGGGCTTAGCTAAAAAGgagtgggggctgtggggagaggggTTGGACAAGTGGCCCTCCCTCACACCTCTGGTTTGTGCAGCTCATTGTGAGGGCTCTGAACCTGTAGCCTGGTACAATGGCCCCTCATATCCCCCCGTGCCTTgtcaggcacagcagctggaaaagctggcttttcctctgcagagcaggtAGCTGTTTGCATCAGCTCTGTTTGGCTCATGGAGAGCTGTTGAGGGGAGTAGGTAATAGAAGAGGGAAATACTTTTGCCCTGAGGTGTTACTGGATGCTCCCTTCACCTGCTACTACCTGTGTGATGGGTTGTAAGTCTCCTGGAGTGAATAGGAGCATCCTGCTTCCTGGTGCTGGCAGGTCCTGTGgtgggtgctggtggctgatCTCTAGGGCACATCCAggtggccctggctgctgctgccttctgacCAAAATGCTGATGAAGGGAACAAATATTTGCTTGTTCTCAGGAAACACGGGAAACCCTTTTATTAAGGATGACTATTCAAAGCCTCCCTGCAACCTCAGTTTCCCAATTAGATGCTAGAAAATGGTCAGGAGAGGATGGCAGACCCTTGCCACCCCCAGAGCATGAGCTACCTCTAGCATTAGCACAGGTAAAGTGCTCCCTCTCCTTTTTGCTCTTTCCTAGGCAGCAGTTTTCCTGGCACCTTTCTGGGGGCCTTCTCCTCTTCTTCCAGCAGCACCTACACCAGGGTGAAGTCGGAGATCTGCTTGTCCACGCTTTCCAGCCGCAAGGAGGTCACCAGGAGgtgactgctgctctctgagctggGCACTCTGTGGTGGTGCTTGAGGGGGCATTTTGTGGTGCCAGGGACCATTCTTGGGAGGCCCTTCCTTTCTGCCCCTCCCTTGCAGTTGCAGGCCCTTTCTTGCTAGTGGGAGAGGCGAGAAATGAAGATCCTACAGTCCTGGCTTCCTAGCCGGACTTCAATTTTTTGCACCATCCTATTGGTTATGGCAGGGGTGGAGATgttgctctgggctggacatGCAAGTGCCTAGGTGGGGAAGGACTGTGGGAACCCAGCTTGGCTTTGGTGGTGGGGCTGGTGGGATAGAAGAGGCTGTGGGGCCTtgtcagctctgtgtgccctaGTGAGTCAcgagctctgtgctgctgtagcTGGACACAAGGCTTGGGGGACTGGCTCTTAGAAAAGGCAGTAAACCTCAGTTGCCAGACTTGGCATTTCTCCTTGCCAGGTCACTGGTGGTGCAGCTCACTAGTGTGGGTCATCCCAGCCACCCCTCACCCCAGGAGAAGAGGCTTGGAGCAGacatctccatccttggagggAACAGGACAGGAATTTATGTCCAGTGGGTCAAGCCGGGCTCACAGGCTGAAAAAGCAGGACTCAGGGAAGGGTGCCGGCTCCTTGAGGTGAGTCTGGGAATGGGCTCCTTTTGTGGGTTTGCAGAGCACCTGAGATGATGCAAGGAGTGCAGAGTGATCCCCAGTGCAAGATGACCTCTCCCCAGCTTGAAGTCCACCTctatttctcttattttccaGGGCTGCCCCCTGTCTAGAGCTTACACAGCACAAACACCCACCCAGGTCTCATAGTACTTGAGTGTACCTGTGCATGTAAAAATGCCAAGACCTTCTGAAACCCTTCCTtgagctgtgggaagggagaAACAAAAATGAGTCACACAATTAAGATGCCAGTACACCTTTGTGTCCCTCACCTTTGTGTCTGTCACCTTGTGGCTTTTCAGAGCAGTTTGCATCCTGCACATGCCCATCACAAACCAATCAATTCTGGAGCAAGATTTCTCAGGCCTTTGTGACCCTCCTGAGTTACAGAGAATAATTGCTCTGAAGAAGGCTcctggaaggagggaagggcatTTCTTTTGCCAAGAATGACACCACTTGAAATACAGCTGCACTACTTGAATTAATATCCCACCTGTAACTGAAAACAAACcagtgctcctgctcccacacaTGTTCATGCACACATACGTTTCCTTTCACAGCCCACCATCCAGACTGGGTGATGGCTGGCAGCAGGTATCAGCCAGAGGCAGACTGAGGATGCCAGGTCCTCAGATACAGTTTTTCCCAGACCTGCCTCACTCTGTAAACCTTTTGTGTAACCCTGATGGGTGAGGGAGCCTGGGGGGTGCGTGCTATTCCAGCCCTTAGGTCTAACGGCATCGGGTCCTTGCTAGCTGAGGGTGCCATTGCTGAAGGAAGAGGTGCTTTCTCTGGAGAACTGCACACGGGAGGTTGCCTACCTGAGCCTGCTGCACTGGGATGAACCGTCTAGTCTCATCTTTCAGCTTGACCTAGAAGGTAAGGTGCTGGCAGCTACATCAGCTTTGAACCTGAGCTTTCTGCCTCCCTTTCTAGACCCTCCACCTAAATCTGGAGATTAATCTCAGTtattctctctcctctcctgtttGGTCCTAGGCCACCATGTCAGACACAGGGGTTGGCCATAGCTCCAGTAGCTTTCCCTCTCTGGTGTGACTTGTGCATCCTCTGAGTTTCGGGACAGAGGTACAGACCTTCTGTCTGTTTGCCTCCTCTGCACCCCAACCCCAATCCAGAGCGTCACAACTGTGCTGGGGACTTGGCTTTCTTACTGGTGACTGTTGTCTACTGCGTCCCCACCTGTGGTGCCCTGTGTTCTGTGCTCCAGGATACCAGCCTCTGCGGGCAGCcctggaggaagggaagaagttTTCCGGGGACTCATTCTATGTGCGCACCAACGTGTCGCTCCTGGAGCCGTCGGACCCGTACGCGCTGTGTGTGAGGTGTCGGGAGATCCTGCACGTCACGGACACCATGCACAGGGGCCGCCTGGAGTGGTACTGCTCCCGCGTCGACCCCCTGACCCTGCGGGACCTGGACAAGGGCACGGTGCCCAACTACAGCAGGTAACCAGCAcgaggagggaggcaggggctgcctgcccCTTGTCTGTGCTGGCCATCCCCTAGCAGTCCTGGGGCTCTCTTGGTGGTGTAGCATGACTAAGTCTTGTTCAGGGACCAGTGTGGTAGTGTTTGGGAGCATTTGAGGGACTGGGAGGTTGAGTGAGGGCTTTGATATGCCTGTGCTTCAGCAGGTGTGTGGGATTGGTGAAGAGGATCCCTGCAGGCTATGGTCCCTGGGGCTTCTGGAGTTGCTTGAGTGCAAGCTCTTTGTCTTTTCAGGGCTCATCAGCTTTTGAAGATCCAGGAGAAGCGCCAGATGCCCGGGCAGCAGAGAGGCCACAGAAATACTGTAAGCCAAAGAAGCGGATGATGATAGCTGTGGTGTGTGCCCATGGCCATCTCACCACCTCAGAGACAATCTGCCCCACTCTGTTGGTAAACCAACTTGTACAGAGGTGGCAGATGGGTTAGCAAACAAAGCTTTTAGGCCACGCAGTGTTActgctctgtggctgctttTCTACCACTTCCCCACTTCCCAGACTGAACCTAATGGATGGCAGTCCTAATTCCTTGCTTTTTGTAAGGGTGCTCCATCCTTTTTGTCAGAGGATGTTCTGCAGCCAGTTCTTCATGTGTGTGAAAAGGGCAGTGCTCTCAGCCTAATTGCCCTCACTTTCTCCTCAGCTAAAGAAACGGGCCTTGGGCCAGCTGCGCTTGGTGAAATCCAAACCACAGAAGAGCCCAGaacagcctccccagcagctgtggctggacccctgctcaggtgagctgttagccctgtgcctgctctgtcACCCTTGGAGACCCAGTTGTCCCCTGGCCATCCAACTTTTTGTGGAGAATATACTGCTGCGTAACTCAAGGGAGTCCCAGAAAATGGGCAGGGGGTCTACATCCAGGGTATCTGTCCTTGAGTGAGTGTTGTAACCAGGGTAGGGTCTCTCCTGGGACATAAGATGATTTGGTAGGTGCCTCCATGATTCAGGATGAGGAGGTGGTACAGAACGCTGGGGTGGTCTGTAGGCTGTCCTGGTCTCCTGTGTTCTCACCTTTGGCTTTCTCTTTTCAATGCTGTCTTCCAGACCCAGACACGAACCTGAAGCCTTACAGCCTGGTGCGCCCTGTGGTGGTCAAGACACCCCGTCCCGTGGTGCTGTTGCCAAGCTGCATTGCACCACGGCTCATCAGGAACCTGCTGGACCTGCCCACCTCTCGCCTGGACTTCCACGTGTGCCCAGCAGGTAGGCAGAAACATGTGGCTGCTCAGTCTGTTTCACTGAAGAGCTGCTCCTTTCTTGGAAGGTTGAGTTATGGTCTCATCGGAGTCTTGAAAAGCCCATGAGATCTCTCTTCAGAGGATATGTGTGGGAATCTTTTGGTCTTCCCATGTAATGCCTGTTGACATGTCACTTCATTGGGCTGAGTGTCTGCAAGATGTTACCTGCTGTTTTTAACTGTGTCCTATCCCTTTGGCCCACTGGGAAGCCAGCCCTCCCTTCTGGTCACCTGAGACATGGGgttcttctctctttccttgAGTGGTGTAGCATTGCCTTGCTGCTCTGGGTGGCTCTTCCCAGAGATGAAAACCCTCGCTGATGTGGGATCTGCAGGTTGACTTCATGCCAGCTCTTCCTGCCCAGGAATAGGAGGCTCCAACCTTGGAGCTGTTATCCCCCTCTTCTGCCAGGAGATGTGATGCTGACACACGGCtgaagaggctgctggggaaagGGCATTTCTCCCATAGGGAATATTCAGAGAGGACAACTCCctgtttcctccttcctcctcacttCTCCAGTGCTCTCTTTTCCTGGTGTTTAGAGTTCTCTCTTTGCCAACTGCAGGACTGAAAAATGAgttggtttatttgtttgcgGGGTAATGATGGAGGTAGTGAAAAATCTCTGGTTTGCTGAAGGATGGCTCTGAAAATTTTGGCTGCTAGGCTTCTCAGCTGAGTGACTTGGCCATAtatcctgtcctgctgagcccTCTGCAGGGTTCCCCTCACACTGCACAGGGCACCTGCTTCCAAGCTTTTACTGTGATTGGGAGCTTACACTGAGGGCAAAAACTCCATTGTCCCCTGCTAGTTTTGCTGGCTGCgagggaaggaaaataatccATGAGCCCCAAgccatttctcttttctttgctgccagtattttctttcaatctTCCAGGAGAGCCTGCAAGGAAACACGGCTTTGCAGGATCCAGGTCTGCCTGGGAAGTACTGTGTCACCAGGCAGAGGTTGCCCAGCCAGCCTGGAACCTGGTATAACTGGAACATGCTCTGGACCCAGTTCCAAACATGCCTTCTGCTAAAACTActattttatttccatcttAGGGACAAGCAGCTCTTAAAAGCCTTTTTATGATGCCTCCTCATGTTTCTGTGGCAGTGTGGGCAGCTGCCTAGGGCAGCATGGTGGGCAGGTAaagcctggctcctgcctcaGCCACACTGGAGTGCAGGCCCAGTGGCTCCCAAGCCAGGTCTGGGTGTGTGTGTTGTGTCAGCCTCCTTTGGGAGTTACCAGGGGCACCTGGCTCTCCTTGCTTTGACCattgctgcatccagctctgcccccagtTCTCTGTCCCAGCGtcacctctctgctgctttcctggtgctggctgctgtgtgctgtcCTGCCTCTGAGCAGGCTCCCACCAGCAAGAGGAGGTTCAGCTCATACCCATTTTCCTCCCACTCACCCAGCATACACCCACTCCTCTTGCTTCCCCAGCCGTGGTGCTCACTTACAGGAGCTGTGTATAAGCCTGTGTAGCACTCAAACCCTATCTGGCAGGATAAAGTGGTTATTTTTCTGCCATGCTCTGTTAGGGAGGGGTTGGGACAGTGTAGCAGTGGGTGAATAATGTCTGTGAGCCAGCTTAGGCTGCTGTGATACAACACAAGGTGCTGCTCTTGCCATGCAAGGTGTCTTCAGCTGTGATGTCTTGCTTGTTGCCTCCCAGAAAGCTGCAGGAGATCCATGCCCAAAGTGTGATGCTGTATAATTAGTCTTGCTCTCCAGAATCTGTAAACACTGAACTTGATAAGCACCAGTGCAGCAGTCAGTGTGTAGGATCTGAGGTAGAAAGCCTGTGCAGGAGCGAGAAGGGGCTGACATCTCTCTCTCCCTATTTTCTCTTGGCTTGCAGAGAAGCTGGCAggaggggatcccagcacaACCCACgctcaggagcagcctgtgcctaGAACTGGCCGCCAGGACCAGAGGGAGAGCGGACGAATCCACATGATCCGGGAGGCAATGGAGAAGGTGCTGAGGCTTTTGGTGTGGGGAGAAAGGGACAGGATGGGGCAGCTCATTCAcactggaggagaggagggggcagctgagtgggggaagagggagagtGGTGTGGTGATAGAAAAGGAGCTGCTTGCTTGGGGGTTGTGTAATTTGGAGAGTGTTTCAGGTCAAGGTGTCGTGGAGCTGTGGAGCAACAGATATGGACATTTCCCTGAGTCTCTGATAAGCTCAGATAAAATAAATGGGAATTGGGGATTTGTGGGGGAGGTAGTGGGACGTGCCATACTCAGAagtgacctccctgctctcACATTTGTCATGTTCACAAAGTGgcaacagctctgctcagggcagaaATGTGaggctgtgggtgacagagaTGACAAAGAGGATGTGAAGATGAGTTGTGGCTGAGAGAGGGGTCCAGTGAGCTCTTGGGTTGGATTGGCAGTGATGGAGTGGGTGACCCTGCTCTTTAATTCTCTCCTTTTCTATTGGCACTGTCCATAAATCTCACTTTTAATTGAATTAGTATTGGAAAAGCAATGATATTGCACAGTATGGGGTTTGATTTAATGTAACTGTCAGGGGCCGGggttattttttctccatttaaatCAGTAAATCTATTCAATTTCCTTTCCAGAATAAACACTGCCTGCTAGAGCTGGGAGTTGAGGGTGTGAGGGATCtaattaaaagtgaaatataCCCCATCGTTATCCATGTCGAGGTCACTGAGAAGAACGTTAGAGGACTCAGGTGAGGAGAGAGCATGGCATGGATGGAGGGTGTcacaggaggagagagaagccCTGGTCTCTGatcagagacaggacaaggaTCAGGCGAGAGCACTGGatgtgtgtgctgggctcagtgctgtgaGGGGAGCAATTCCTTTCTGTACATGTGAGCACATTCCTGGGTGGTTTTTCCACCCTGGCTCTTTATGCCAAGGGTGACATTTGTCCCTGTTCTCCGTAGGAGCTTGCTGGGGAAGGCGGGCCAGCGGGACTCGGAGGTGCTGAAGATGTGCCGCGCTCTGGAGCGGGCTCTccacaccctgccctgctcctgggcccGGGTGGAGCCCCACGCCTGGAGCcatgcccaggagctgcccaaggTGGTTCGTGGCTGCATCTTCCAGGAGCAAACCCGCCCACTGTGGATTGAGGAGGGCGAAGAGTGAATGGGGGGGTAGCAGAATGGCTCCTGCCACCTACTGTCCCCaagagctgctctcagaggTCCCTGCCTTCCCAAGCCCCTCCAGGTAGTGTGTTCTTCCTCCCTGAGGGGATGCTGGTAGCTAAAGGCTCCCCAGGGTAGCCTTTCTTCCCCCTTGAGGGCCACCAAGAGCCAGGAAGTAACAGATAACAGTGCCTCCCCTGTCTGAGCTTCCTGTATTTCATTGGAAAGGCATCTTCCACCACCATGGTGGAAAGCACCCCTGTGGGCTGTTCCCTGTCACCTTGGGCTGCCCTTGTACGTGGTCAGACTGACAGACAGGGAACGTAGGGGAACTGTGTGGAGTCAGGCTGCCTAGGAGCATTTCTCACACAGATTTCAAGCTCCTGAGCTCTTCTCCTGTCACCTCCATCTCCCCTGCCCGGTGTCACCGTGTGCTCCGGGTCGTCTCTTCCCATCTACCTCGTCTCTGGCCCCAAGGCACAGGGAGCATGGCTCATACACCTGTGACCCACGGCGGCTGGAGTGACATTCCGGTTGCAACAAACCCTCGTTTTATAGGAGCTGTAGAGCTGTACTCTTTATTGCTTGTAAATTATTAATGGAGCCTTTCATTGGCAAACCGCCTGTAAAGGAGAATTAAATACCATTCATAATGGGAATGGGTGGCAGGCTGCGGGCTTGTGTGTTACTGGGAAGGTGTGGGTGATGCACAATGGgatatttttctcctcctttagGTGAGACCCAactgcccagctctccaggggagggagggagcactGACGTTGCTCTTGTAGGGCAGCAAGAAGTGTGGGGAGAGGACAGGCTAAGCGTGCCACAGACTAAGTCCCCTCCTTTTTCTACTTGGCCCCTGGTTTTCAGTCCCTTGCTCTCCCCAGCACTGATGTTGGTCAGAGTGCTTTAGGAAAGTCAGGGAAAAACTCAGTTGAGTTTTGAATTGTGTCTGGCTGGGGTCCCTAGAGCTTTGCATCCCTCCATGCCCTGGTTGGCATGATGTGACAAGCCAGCTACCTCAGCCTCCGGGGGGCAGCAAGGAGACTGAGCCCAGCCATGCTGCTGGGAGAAAGGGGGACAGTGCCCCTGCAAGGTGGGGTTCTCACCCTGACATGGGGCCAGAGTGGGTTCAGACTCTGGCAGGGGGAAGATGGAGGCtttgggcagccacagcagtgctcaCTTAAACTGCATGGACCCAAATCCTGTTATGCAGCCACCATTAGCAGATGCCATAGGAAAGAGGTGCCAGGATACCCATGCTGGGGAGAGGTGGTGGTTGTGGTGGTAGGTGGTTTTTCCTGAGGCAGGCCAGAGGATAATGAAGTCTGTGTCTCTGGGAGGCTTGGGGCTCTTGGGGCATGAGGTCAGGCAGAGTCTGCTGATGCTGGGCTCAGTGGGAGAAGATGGGCAGCCAGCACCAGAGTCaggtcccctctgtgtccccctgcccctgtgGTTTGGCACTGCTGGTGGCATGCATTTGTGAAGCTCTGAGCAAAGATTAACTTGCTGATCTTCACGAGTCCCCTGTGAGGTGTTATTTCAGGCTCTAAACCAGTTGCCTGTGTCTTTTATGAGGACGAGAgtgaaggagggaggaaagaaaatgaagatttttaacTTGCAGTCACTAAAATGTAGAGCAGAATCCTTGCTCTGCCCTGGAGCCATGCAACTCTTCTCTCAGGGAAGGGGGAGCTGGCATACACAGGGCTCCAGATGAAAGCTCCCAAGTGGCATCCACTCCAGGGGATGCAGCCTGAGCATTCCAGCACAGCCAGTCCCCGGGGAGGGTGCTTGCCCTGCAGGCAAACAAAGTGGGATTCTTGTTGAGCTGATGAGAAGACAAGTCCCAAAACAAGTTCCCATTCACCCTGTCATGGATTTGGAGATTGGAATTTGCATCTTTGCTGGGCAAAAGTAGTGCTTGAGTATTCAGGGAAAACACTGTGTCTGAGGCGCTGTGACTCAGGGCTTCAAACttgtccctgctggcactgggaaccAGCCCAGCCCTATGGGGGGTTAAAAGCAGCCCCTCCACCCTGGGTAGTCAGCATGTGCTTacccagctcagcccttgcTGCCCTCCCAAAGAATCACAtccccagcacttccctgggccATCAGTGCTCTCAGCCACGGGGAAAGGGAGACAAAGGGAGGCTCTGGGAggcaggctggcactgcccagctagccaagcagcagcagcactgcctcccctgctcccaggcttcTTCCAGGCTCTCTCTTTATCCAGCTTCTCTCCCCTGAGGCTTTAAAAATCCAGCCTTAACCTGTTCTGGACATGGGTGGAGCAGAGGGCTCCAAGGCAAACATAAATGAccctctctgccctgcacacTCCAGCCCAACTTTTTTACCTCCTAGGTGGGTGGCTGCCTGCTTGGAGGAATGAGTCACGGGTTAGGTAACAGG of Molothrus ater isolate BHLD 08-10-18 breed brown headed cowbird chromosome 5, BPBGC_Mater_1.1, whole genome shotgun sequence contains these proteins:
- the CARD10 gene encoding caspase recruitment domain-containing protein 10 produces the protein MPSTPASPSFLIIFSFPFILPAVENAPLQASSLSEQEEEEDTIWEKIESARHQLTRSLNPAKLTPYLRQCRVIDEQDEEEVLNSCRFPCKSNQTGYLMDILRRRGKRGYEAFLESLEFYYPEHYTRLTGREPAQRCSIILDEEGPEGLTQFLMMEVKKVRAQRKEHLLKEHQLQVKNQALEQEQVRLEQQLKELLKVQERCQRLREEWDSNSVELLRLKDENYMMAMRYAQLCEEKNVAVLRSRDLQLLVDQLKCKVSSLEEECSLLRRQASAAPQREAEERGQPDTVSELWAENQRLTASLQELQGMLQKPGEGPVPGSEQILLDILEHDWKEAQDDRQDLCQKLNSLQNELQWAEELRDKYLQEVEDLQLKYRTLQKDCDLYKHRMNTVLLQLEEIEKERDQAIQSRDGVQLQYSQSLIEKDQYRKRVRALEEERDELLSKLSQAEGLNSTLEAQLQRCQGSRSLSKMCSSSYSLCSNLSSTWSLIDSPANGLMDTLGTSVTPFPGDSAIQSMDETPDSEKDINRLSTFPFPPCIGSILRRQREERCMPHKSLSCGSFSSMEDGTGSSFPGTFLGAFSSSSSSTYTRVKSEICLSTLSSRKEVTRRSLVVQLTSVGHPSHPSPQEKRLGADISILGGNRTGIYVQWVKPGSQAEKAGLREGCRLLELRVPLLKEEVLSLENCTREVAYLSLLHWDEPSSLIFQLDLEGYQPLRAALEEGKKFSGDSFYVRTNVSLLEPSDPYALCVRCREILHVTDTMHRGRLEWYCSRVDPLTLRDLDKGTVPNYSRAHQLLKIQEKRQMPGQQRGHRNTLKKRALGQLRLVKSKPQKSPEQPPQQLWLDPCSDPDTNLKPYSLVRPVVVKTPRPVVLLPSCIAPRLIRNLLDLPTSRLDFHVCPAEKLAGGDPSTTHAQEQPVPRTGRQDQRESGRIHMIREAMEKNKHCLLELGVEGVRDLIKSEIYPIVIHVEVTEKNVRGLRSLLGKAGQRDSEVLKMCRALERALHTLPCSWARVEPHAWSHAQELPKVVRGCIFQEQTRPLWIEEGEE